The following coding sequences are from one Anopheles bellator chromosome X, idAnoBellAS_SP24_06.2, whole genome shotgun sequence window:
- the LOC131213913 gene encoding uncharacterized protein LOC131213913 gives MAVFLTNICKFNQCGRIFNSLTDLIHHIENTHIDHESPAPGFSEKSQSTCLPLSYVLRYHNDNSCKDTASSSASTTTPATATDKNKQVGNVTTGGVGLSSTLPSATIACPASPVDLGASNGGSAVGGVSHTPTIGGSNGPTLAVDGIAKPSVSIGSQNSGDLKRKIAIKHHSYSISSSNRSTTPTGSEMDDDDMMGSESEDSDDSYTTEEFSSEFIMRYGSRRHSSSGANGSTVSNEKPFACPVPGCKKRYKNVNGIKYHSKNGHKKDGNRVRKGFKCFCGKSYKTSLRLKNHNIIAHAQVASNDGTDVQQPTGSAQISSVSATNGGSLSTTSTTVTANTLTSTVLKPSSPISNHGNAVKISSQIGTNASPAAVTITQLAHKLPRTTTNATSTITSSTASAASIVTTTVSAVNTPEITTITTIASGPPSTSTIHTVATGSSIKYDNLGILTPATSPKLTANISSDAQQQQPFIPVTVSVAHSSPTLLGNFNATNAPLTGNGQLVTAASGSYGLGGNGTAFYSGVGGDGGGGNSGVGIALVVSNVVGESLNGSGGSGGTAVLSVSTAASQLYAEET, from the exons ATGGCTGTGTTTCTAACTAACATATGCAAGTTTAACCAGTGCGGGAGAATTTTCAACAGCCTGACTGATTTAATACATCACATAGAGAACACGCACATTG ACCACGAATCGCCAGCTCCCGGATTCTCGGAAAAATCGCAGTCCACGTGTCTTCCGCTCAGCTACGTACTACGCTACCACAACGACAACTCCTGTAAGGatacagcatcatcatcagcatcaacaacGACACCTGCTACCGCTACTGACAAGAACAAACAAGTGGGGAATGTAACTACGGGTGGAGTCGGTCTTTCTTCAACGTTACCTAGTGCAACTATCGCTTGCCCGGCCAGTCCGGTCGACTTGGGTGCTAGCAATGGCGGTTCTGCTGTTGGAGGTGTGAGTCACACCCCGACAATTGGAGGCTCAAATGGTCCAACGCTGGCCGTTGATGGTATTGCCAAACCATCGGTATCCATAGGAAGCCAAAATTCTGGCGATCTCAAGCGCAAAATAGCGATTAAGCATCACAGCTATAGCATTTCGTCTTCTAATCGCAGCACAACCCCTACAG GAAGCGAAATGGATGACGATGATATGATGGGATCGGAGTCAGAAGACAGCGATGATTCTTATACGACCGAGGAATTTAGCTCGGAATTCATTATGCGCTATGGAAGCAG AAGGCACTCATCTTCGGGAGCTAACGGGAGTACCGTGTCGAACGAGAAGCCATTTGCCTGTCCAGTCCCAGGCTGCAAGAAGCGCTACAAAAATGTCAACGGCATTAAGTACCATTCTAAGAATGGTCACAAGAAGGACGGAAA CCGCGTAAGAAAAGGCTTCAAGTGCTTTTGTGGGAAGAGCTACAAAACATCACTTCGCCTGAAAAACCACAATATAATTGCACATGCACAGGTCGCATCAAACGATGGCACGGATGTTCAACAACCCACCGGCAGTGCACAGATATCCTCCGTTAGTGCTACTAATGGTGGTTCTCTATCAACAACGTCAACAACGGTGACAGCAAACACTCTTACGTCCACTGTGCTCAAACCGTCTTCGCCCATCTCAAATCATGGCAATGCTGTGAAAATTTCTAGTCAAATTGGTACAAATGCTAGTCCGGCGGCGGTCACCATTACGCAGCTAGCACATAAGCTTCCGCGCACTACAACCAACGCCACATCCACCATCACTAGCAGCACAGCTTCTGCCGCATCGATAGTAACAACAACGGTAAGCGCTGTCAACACTCCCGAAATCACTACCATCACTACAATTGCATCTGGTCCGCCCTCCACCTCGACCATTCACACGGTTGCTACCGGGTccagcataaaatatgataatCTGGGTATTTTAACCCCTGCCACCTCACCAAAGCTAACTGCCAACATTTCCAGCGAtgcacaacagcagcaaccgttcATCCCGGTGACCGTATCGGTGGCGCATTCTTCGCCAACGCTACTAGGAAATTTCAATGCCACTAACGCACCCTTAACGGGAAACGGTCAGCTAGTAACTGCTGCGAGCGGTTCTTATGGACTGGGTGGAAATGGAACAGCTTTTTATAGCGGGGTTGGAGgagatggtggcggtggtaatAGTGGAGTCGGGATTGCCCTTGTTGTTTCAAACGTGGTCGGTGAATCACTTAATGGTAGTGGCGGTAGTGGCGGTACGGCAGTACTATCGGTGTCAACAGCGGCTAGTCAATTATACGCCGAAGAGACGTAG
- the LOC131213818 gene encoding ATP synthase lipid-binding protein, mitochondrial: MFVSSAARIAPVARSLVLNGTKAYLRPISSAVISQSQMLVAQDTAPAALLPQVRSFQTSPVTRDIDSAAKFIGAGAATVGVAGSGAGIGTVFGSLIIGYARNPSLKQQLFSYAILGFALSEAMGLFCLMMAFLLLFAF, translated from the exons atgtTCGTCTCATCGGCTGCCCGTATTGCCCCAGTAGCTCGAAGCCTG GTCTTGAATGGAACTAAGGCTTACCTTCGACCGATCAGCAGCGCCGTCATTTCCCAGAGTCAGATGCTCGTCGCGCAAGACACAGCGCCCGCCGCTCTGCTGCCACAAGTCCGGTCATTCCAGACCTCACCTGTCACCCGTGACATCGATTCTGCTGCGAAGTtcatcggtgccggtgccgccacTGTTGGAGTCGCCGGATCTG GTGCCGGAATCGGAACAGTATTCGGATCATTGATTATCGGTTACGCAAGAAACCCATCTTTGAAACAACAGCTGTTTTCCTATGCCATCCTGGGATTCGCACTTTCTGAGGCCATGGGTCTTTTCTGTTTGATGATGGCCTTCCTGTTGCTCTTCGCTTTCTAA
- the LOC131213914 gene encoding activin receptor type-2A: MRGLVNILFYWSLLMIIKGSLSRARLADGSLRCVSYACKDGECKEGIDVCEESEPDRPVGCFVVWTTNNVTNEVNVTMKGCFNNPTECNNTECIDTATDTKKNLNYCCCRGSMCNKEHRWVPVATKAPEVMQAANKDTNMVIFIVLGSASSVIALAALLIYYVTHQKQAMFNEIPTVEPDVSSSSTNISHRPIDLKDIKAQGRFGVVWRAQLNTQEVAVKIFPMQERQSWLTEQDIFKLPRMNHPNILEFIGCEKRADVASTDFWLITAYCENGSLCDFLKSHTVSWNDLCKIASTMARGLTHLHEEFQGTRTEGLKPSIAHRDFKSKNVLLKADLTACIADFGLALVFNPGKSCGDTHGQVGTRRYMAPEVLEGAINFTRDAFLRIDVYACGLVLWELVSRCTVHGGPVDEYRLPFEAELGPHPTLEEMQENVVMKKLRPRIFDAWRNHSGLNAICETMEDCWDHDAEARLSSSCVLERLSQYTRFPTARQFFVATTTNTTSLGSATSNELPPKIASESV, encoded by the exons ATGCGAGGCTTGGTGAACATTCTTTTTTACTGGTCAT TGCTGATGATCATAAAAGGTTCCCTGAGCCGGGCACGACTCGCTGACGGTAGTCTCCGATGTGTCTCCTATGCATGCAAGGACGGCGAGTGCAAGGAGGGAATAGACGTTTGTGAAGAGTCCGAACCAGATCGTCCAGTAGGTTGCTTTGTAGTGTGGACGACCAACAATGTGACCA ACGAAGTTAACGTAACTATGAAGGGTTGCTTCAACAATCCAACTGAATGCAACAATACTGAGTGCATCGATACGGCAACAGATACTAAAAAGAACCTAAATTACTGCTGTTGTCGAGGCAGTATGTGCAATAAAGAACATCGTTGGGTGCCAGTGGCAACTAAAGCACCAGAAGTGATGCAGGCAGCCAACAAGGATACAAACATGGTGATTTTTATAGTACTTGGATCGGCTTCTTCCGTGATCGCACTGGCCGCGTTGCTTATTTACTATGTCACTCACCAGAAACAAGCGATGTTTAACGAAATTCCCACG GTTGAACCGGATGTATCAAGTTCGTCGACGAACATTTCACACCGTCCGATTGATTTGAAGGACATCAAAGCGCAAGGTCGTTTTGGGGTTGTGTGGCGAGCACAACTTAACACCCAAGAGGTAgcagtgaaaatatttcctaTGCAGGAGCGACAATCGTGGTTAACGGAGCAGGATATTTTCAAG CTTCCACGCATGAACCATCCGAATATTCTTGAATTTATTGGATGCGAGAAGCGAGCGGATGTGGCAAGCACTGATTTTTGGTTAATCACAGCCTACTGTGAAAATGGTTCACTCTGCGACTTTCTCAAATCGCACACTGTTTCATGGAACGACCTGTGTAAGATCGCCAGTACGATGGCAAGAGGTTTAACACACCTGCATGAGGAATTCCAAGGAACGCGGACTGAAGGTTTGAAGCCTTCCATTGCCCACCGTGACTTTAAGAGTAAAAATGTATTACTTAAGGCGGATCTGACGGCATGCATAGCCGACTTTGGACTGGCACTTGTGTTTAATCCAG GTAAATCGTGTGGTGATACACACGGTCAGGTTGGAACACGTCGCTACATGGCACCCGAGGTGCTCGAGGGCGCGATCAACTTCACACGTGATGCATTCCTACGCATAGATGTGTATGCGTGTGGTCTCGTTCTCTGGGAGCTGGTGTCGCGATGCACTGTTCACGGTGGTCCCGTCGACGAATATCGCTTACCTTTCGAAGCTGAACTCGGACCCCATCCGACGCTCGAGGAAATGCAGGAAAACGTCGTAATGAAGAAACTACGCCCGCGTATTTTCGATGCTTGGCGCAATCACTCG GGACTAAATGCAATTTGTGAAACTATGGAAGACTGCTGGGATCACGATGCGGAAGCGCGCCTATCATCGTCCTGTGTGCTCGAACGTTTATCGCAATACACGCGCTTTCCGACAGCACGACAATTTTTTGTGGCTACCACTACTAATACAACGAGCTTGGGAAGTGCCACCAGCAATGAACTACCACCGAAAATAGCATCAGAGAGTGTGTGA
- the LOC131213226 gene encoding uncharacterized protein LOC131213226: MSSAHGEKWCLRAAPVLTAHQEKCITFCGGLGKRSTRSTLAAAPVQQPTTHDVLLLQEFHEESPEAVTSSGLSKPPEPLATSWMNTVNTHAITPVSNSELLDAGSPSEWWRYVSMFTEDATVDLLAAKSMPMAIIDGSNATTGEQVTLIARETAEVCRNKFEKQGMSSSSSAEISVSVHDNVCNKTISSSGDTRNSSGMLSIGDRIPSTGHGCNSIGTVAKLAVTMTEAESTATDESFKPEHPSQRHLKNISCNSSNIGTSANCISNTLSGEPFNANINNKDDTALLIPILSDLDWTNETRLSNAFFSNSTADHLWISSPINTNHHINHNSTEKHVMSGVCSPIDVNRHGFVEPNGSPISLHEEIEQLSSAFDYDASNHFVSGLPLTATNNTATSLDPIVPGPPETEMTSLNIFKWLQEDIFPPMDRQLNVMEGSSFPNGVVSFCREPLSILESTSTLVEAAAETTTHCKGKDEEQLQDTAFEHSLDQAQNIIHISHFIDDGTQRLDVESPAMIKNHSQCDHNYSTIKRCRETQFDDSTIVGPSIAKMSRPQSATDSLIVMPFDDCRSDNCSLTLHNKISTNQQMALSEKSEESITIATCINTTTPTETDAATATKTVLGTASILSPNRVKPCGKHNATLKGNVTAVVPKQPSINHNLSLQLCGVTGNTPIALNTPDLTNDILDLEDEKFDLLSFIDPTTNENSLQLNTCNLAAGERETIIEKKANVRPLSVFQQLQLPATSSGRSTSDIIMSNKKQGAMKTPIFQLLTIESLSQLTSSIVDDNSLPNVHDDTLNGSLSSASSTYGDSSSDVSFSTKPTKRRGRPPKTTGAVRDRTEYQHLSEADWRYREQRDKNNEASRKSRINRKDREIKLEQEADELNVQHQKLSHDERRLQKECKQWRKAVMKLALL, translated from the exons ATGAGTTCCGCTCATGGCGAGAAATGGTGCTTGCGGGCAGCGCCGGTGCTGACGGCACATCAGGAAAAATGCATCACCTTTTGCGGAGGCCTAGGCAAACGAAGCACCCGAAGTACCTTAGCTGCGGCGCCAGTACAGCAACCGACTACACACGACGTTTTGCTACTGCAAGAGTTCCACGAGGAATCACCAGAAGCTGTTACCAGTTCCGGCTTATCGAAACCACCAGAGCCTCTAGCGACCTCCTGGATGAACACCGTAAACACGCACGCTATAACGCCCGTCAGCAACAGCGAGCTGTTGGATGCCGGATCGCCTTCCGAATGGTGGAGATACGTCAGTATGTTCACGGAAGATGCGACGGTCGATTTGTTGGCAGCCAAATCGATGCCAATGGCAATAATCGACGGCAGCAACGCTACAACAGGTGAACAGGTGACACTAATAGCACGAGAAACAGCGGAAGTCTGCCGAAACAAATTTGAGAAACAAGGtatgagcagcagcagcagtgctgaAATAAGCGTATCTGTACACGACAACGTATGTAATAagaccatcagcagcagtggcgACACCAGAAACAGCTCTGGCATGTTGTCCATTGGAGATCGTATCCCATCAACAGGACACGGTTGCAACAGTATTGGAACAGTTGCAAAATTAGCGGTGACAATGACTGAAGCCGAATCAACAGCAACTGATGAATCCTTTAAACCGGAGCATCCCTCGCAACGACATCTAAAAAATATTAGTTGTAATAGTAGCAATATTGGCACAAGTGCTAACTGCATCAGCAATACTCTTTCTGGAGAACCTTTTAATgccaacatcaacaacaaggACGATACAGCGCTTCTTATACCTATACTGTCGGATTTAGACTGGACGAACGAAACCCGCCTTAGCAACGCATTCTTCTCCAACTCGACTGCTGACCATCTGTGGATTAGTTCACCGATTAATACCAACCATCACATCAACCATAACTCGACGGAAAAGCATGTCATGTCCGGTGTCTGCTCTCCGATCGATGTCAACCGGCATGGTTTCGTGGAGCCCAACGGCAGTCCCATTTCCTTGCATGAAGAGATAGAACAGCTCTCGAGTGCTTTCGACTATGATGCGTCGAACCATTTTGTTTCGGGTCTACCGTTAACAGCCACCAACAATACCGCCACCTCTCTCGATCCGATAGTTCCcggcccaccggaaaccgaaatGACTTCGctcaacattttcaaatggttgCAGGAGGACATTTTTCCCCCCATGGACCGTCAATTAAATGTAATGGAGGGATCATCTTTTCCCAACGGTGTTGTCAGTTTTTGCAGAGAACCTTTGAGCATTCTTGAATCTACTTCCACACTAGTCGAAGCTGCAGCAGAAACAACCACCCACTGCAAGGGCAAAGACGAAGAGCAACTGCAGGACACCGCTTTCGAGCACAGTTTAGATCAAGCTCAAAATATTATCCACATTTCGCACTTCATTGACGACGGGACTCAACGACTCGATGTCGAATCACCTGCAATGATCAAGAACCACTCGCAATGCGATCACAACTACTCTACAATCAAACGGTGTCGGGAGACGCAGTTCGATGACAGTACTATCGTAGGACCGTCGATTGCAAAGATGTCACGGCCACAGAGCGCAACCGATTCTTTGATTGTTATGCCGTTCGATGACTGTAGGTCCGACAACTGTTCGTTGACACTACACAATAAAATTAGTACTAACCAGCAAATGGCGTTGTCCGAAAAATCAGAAGAAAGCATTACAATCGCTACTTGCATAAACACTACTACCCCGACAGAGACGGATGCTGCTACGGCCACAAAAACTGTCCTCGGCACTGCAAGCATTCTTTCACCAAACAGAGTGAAGCCCTGTGGTAAACATAACGCAACGCTCAAAGGAAATGTTACTGCTGTGGTGCCGAAACAACCATCTATCAACCACAATCTATCACTTCAGCTATGCGGAGTCACTGGGAATACGCCGATTGCCCTCAATACACCTGATCTAACCAACGATATTCTTGATTTGGAGGACGAAAAGTTTGATCTTTTGTCATTTATCGATCCAACCACCAATGAG AATTCGTTACAGCTAAATACATGCAACCTTGccgccggagagagagagacgatcATAGAGAAGAAAGCCAATGTACGCCCTCTATCAGTATTTCAACAGTTGCAGTTGCCGGCAACCTCCAGTGGCCGAAGCACTTCCGACATCATTATGTCGAATAAGAAACAAGGCGCAATGAAAACACCTATTTTCCAACTACTGACTATCGAATCCCTGAGCCAGCTAACGTCGAGCATCGTGGATGATAATTCTTTGCCTAATGTACACGACGACACACTCAACGGGTCTCTTTCGTCAGCTTCGTCTACCTACGGTGATTCTAGTTCTGACGTTTCGTTCAGCACAAAGCCCACGAAGAGGCGAGGGCGACCGCCAAAAACGACCGGGGCCGTGCGTGATCGGACAGAGTATCAGCATCTAAGTGAGGCTGACTGGCGATATCGGGAACAGCGTGATAAGAACAATGAAGCATCACGAAAATCCCGTATCAATCGTAAGGATCGCGAAATTAAGCTTGAGCAGGAGGCAGACGAACTGAACGTGCAACATCAGAAGCTGTCGCATGATGAACGGCGGCTGCAGAAAGAATGCAAACAGTGGCGAAAGGCGGTCATGAAGCTAGCGCTACTCTAG
- the LOC131213463 gene encoding vacuolar protein sorting-associated protein 16 homolog: protein MQNSAKMSLLCNTGDWFTLGQGNAFRKIELYAMEWPPNVNLDNMIVHAAAYGGPIVVMKDPKSFIKIESGISARPMILYIFNCVGKLLSSINWDCGVLVRVGWSDAEELVVVQDDGTIFIYDMFGNFVHKFSISKDVTDVIDARIFTSASGTGVAVLTSNLKIYVLNNIKDPKYRPLSDLLNFSVGLTCWEVISRDRTTVCLIAGHGHDVTIARYGDNTLTSIPVTMKTEFKTITAMCASFDHQHLALYTSSGCLWMGSSDLKQKYCEFTTGRTEKPHQLAWCIDGSAVCESQAMIISFSNLIMIVGATGESSIYTYDSSLSLVQEMDSVRVLSSTSHELIQKVPNSTSKIFGINISEPASFLFEAHRKFRERSHQSDEYLCLIQSKLPIAVADCIEAAGHEYDTSTQKSLIRAAYFGKSFLNGYNCDDYIRMCKTLKVLNVLRDPNVAIPITIRQFYHLQPIITLDRLVFRKYYGLAIHIAKYLNILEKRILEHWAFQKIAQDKNDDEVARKIAAKFSSADLQETMSFANVAEKAQQLGKIKLAITLLEMEAKKKLQVPLLLKLGASEKALIAATQSGDIDLIYMALLEMKNTTALAKFHMTIRRYPLAQNLYKKYCQLNSLSTLKDIYSQEDEFLAQAEITLREALQHDNLDATIPDVSANYRRAGKLIEAELSEETKKLIKHQKLLNDKHQKEFHGLSLHVTVRKLLQLGDVRYAEKLKNEFKMPDKRYCWVRVQTLAENFQWEELEKISKSKKSLIGYEPFVEVCLRQLNVAEAKKYLPRCSEENKLKWYLRAGCYVEAANIAFAQKDIDSLLKIYDYCTSDSSLMSTLESMIGQLSKK from the exons ATGCAAAATTCTGCAAAAATGTCACTGCTGTGCAATACTGGCGATTGGTTTACCTTGGGACAAGGAAATGCGTTCag AAAAATCGAACTGTACGCGAtggaatggccaccgaacgtCAATCTGGATAACATGATAGTTCACGCCGCAGCTTATGGAGGACCGATTGTCGTAATGAAAGACCCGAAATCGTTCATTAAGATAGAGAGTGGAATAAGTGCCAGACCGATGATCTTATACATATTTAACTGTGTGGGCAAACTTCTTTCCTCGATCAAT TGGGATTGCGGTGTTCTTGTTAGAGTTGGATGGTCAGATGCGGAAGAGTTGGTTGTCGTGCAGGACGATGGCACAATCTTCATCTACGACATGTTCGGTAACTTTGTACACAAATTTAGTATCAGCAAGGACGTGACCGACGTAATCGATGCACGCATTTTCACCTCCGCCTCTGGCACTGGCGTAGCGGTATTGACTTCAAATTTGAAAATCTACGTACTGAATAACATTAAGGATCCAAAGTATCGGCCTTTGTCCGATTTGTTAA ACTTTTCCGTCGGTCTTACTTGCTGGGAGGTCATTTCGAGAGACCGCACTACAGTCTGTTTAATAGCAGGTCATGGGCACGACGTAACAATTGCTCGGTATGGCGATAATACCCTCACTTCAATTCCGGTGACAATGAAAACCGAGTTCAAAACGATCACTGCGATGTGTGCGTCTTTCGATCATCAGCATTTAGCCTTATACACCAGCTCCGGCTGCCTTTGGATGGGATCCTCTGatctaaaacaaaaatattgcGAGTTCACAACGGGAAGAACTGAAAAACCTCACCAATTGGCTTGGTGCATTGACGGGAGTGCTGTGTGCGAATCGCAGGCAATGATCATTAGCTTCTCAAATCTCATAATGATTGTAGGCGCAACGGGAGAGTCCAGCATTTACACGTATGATTCATCCCTGTCTCTTGTGCAAGAGATGGACAGCGTGCGTGTACTGAGTAGCACCAGtcatgaattaattcaaaaagTGCCGAACAGTACGAGCAAAATTTTTGGCATCAACATCTCCGAACCAGCCAGCTTTCTGTTCGAAGCACACCGGAAGTTTCGGGAACGAAGCCACCAGTCAGACGAGTATTTATGCCTGATTCAAAGCAAGCTACCAATCGCCGTTGCCGATTGTATTGAAGCGGCTGGGCACGAGTACGATACGAGCACACAGAAAAGCTTGATTAGAGCCGCATACTTTGGAAAGAGCTTTCTCAACGGGTACAACTGTGATGACTATATTCGCATGTGTAAAACTCTCAAGGTGCTCAACGTGCTTCGCGATCCGAACGTTGCGATTCCCATCACCATTCGACA ATTCTATCACTTGCAGCCGATTATTACCCTAGATCGGCTGGTGTTTCGCAAGTACTACGGACTCGCAATTCACATCGCCAAGTATCTGAACATATTAGAGAAACGCATTCTGGAGCACTGGGCGTTCCAGAAGATTGCGCAGGATAAAA aCGATGATGAAGTGGCGCGAAAAATTGCTGCAAAATTTTCGAGCGCCGATCTGCAAGAAACGATGTCCTTCGCTAACGTTGCTGAAAAGGCACAGCAACTAGGTAAAATTAAACTAGCAATTACG CTGCTTGAgatggaagcgaaaaagaagCTGCAGGTGCCGCTACTACTGAAGTTAGGTGCTAGCGAGAAAGCTCTCATTGCAGCCACACAATCCGGTGATATTGATCTGATCTATATGGCTTTGCTAGAGATGAAAAACACGACAGCGCTGGCGAAGTTTCACATGACGATACGACGCTATCCGCTGGCTCAAAATCTTTACAAAAAGTATTGCCAGCTTAACAGTTTGTCCACACTCAAGGATATTTATTCACAAGAGGACGAATTCCTTGCACAAGCTGAAATAACGCTGCGTGAAGCACTTCAGCACGATAACTTAGATGCAACCATTCCAGACGTTAGTGCTAACTACCGACGAGCGGGAAAGTTAATTGAAGCAGAACTAAGCGAGGAAACGAAGAAGTTGATCAAGCACCAGAAGCTGCTCAACGATAAGCATCAGAAAGAGTTCCATGGATTATCTCTGCACGTGACGGTACGCAAGCTACTGCAGCTCGGTGATGTGCGATATgcagaaaaattgaaaaatgagtTTAAAATGCCCGATAAACGCTACTGCTGGGTTAGAGTGCAAACGCTagcggaaaactttcaatGGGAAGAGTTggaaaaaatttcaaaatctAAGAAAAGCTTGATCGGATACGAACCATTCGTGGAAGTTTGTCTTCGTCAGTTGAATGTTGCCGAGGCGAAGAAATATTTACCACGGTGTAGCGAAgagaacaaattaaaatggtACCTACGTGCAGG TTGCTATGTTGAAGCGGCCAACATAGCATTCGCACAAAAGGATATCGATAGTTTGCTCAAAATCTACGATTACTGCACGAGCGACTCATCACTCATGTCCACGTTGGAAAGCATGATAGGCCAATTGTCAAAGAAGTAA
- the LOC131213147 gene encoding eukaryotic translation initiation factor 4B, whose translation MASASGKKGKKTKKNNKLSLGEFLSDGNAGVLNQVQVSVPVKLNYDWGDDGDDDDDDRSVRTQVIALPTAPRATRIMNDDSVPQHPPYSIYVSNLPYDINDDDLYEFFPGMEIISMSLPRDDGDSRRLRGFGNIEFASRNDLIDVLAMPEPIIRNRRIRIGLYNENDTKRRNNRYDNFGGDSDRGSDNWRERPEGTFASRSDAMAGVRRFNSNFNREREDRPDTRGNWRSADRPMTAPLSPHATRRYGDRDRDAGGFMRRNMDRIPRREDAPMERPKLVLQPRTLPLPELPKPAQEQDLTNDRRTTLDGEGGGGAEETVAPKPKPTPVPAAKVFGDAKPVDTAAREREIEERLREKERLEREERQRKRAEASSLASEEGRTELDKENVGATQNSGKLKGEGEAPAPEVISWRVRNDDDKDDRKIDNHRDQRDNRPILRNTGGQDYQRKSSDRATSEEEFDRGRFDDATLDSSGVDDEECKNINKKDRQDISTEKSFEEDEQRDPEVLEERMSEFQEPSGSNLSVANTFPGLSADDEIDD comes from the exons ATGGCCTCAGCTTCAG gcaaaaaaggtaaaaaaacgaagaagaacaacaaGCTGTCCTTGGGCGAGTTTTTGAGCGATGGCAACGCTGGCGTTCTAAATCAAGTGCAAGTGTCGGTCCCAGTGAAATTAAACTATGACTGgggtgacgatggcgatgatgacgatgatgaccgTTCGGTACGAACTCAGGTCATTGCTTTGCCAACGGCTCCACGTGCCACTCGCATTATGAACGATGATTCGGTCCCGCAACATCCGCCCTACTCGATCTACGTGTCGAACCTACCATATGATATCAACGATGATGATCTGTATGAATTTTTTCCCGGCATGGAGATCATTTCTATGTCATTGCCGCGAGACGATGGCGATTCGCGCCGCCTTCGCGGTTTCGGCAACATCGAGTTTGCATCGCGCAATGATCTAATTGACGTCTTAGCGATGCCCGAGCCCATCATTCGTAACCGGCGTATTCGCATCGGGTTGTACAACGAGAACGACACAAAGCGACGCAACAATCGCTACGACAACTTTGGCGGTGATTCTGATCGTGGGTCGGATAATTGGCGCGAACGTCCCGAAGGGACTTTTGCATCACGCTCGGATGCCATGGCTGGAGTACGACGATTCAATAGCAACTTTaatcgagagcgagaggatcGCCCAGACACTCGTGGCAACTGGCGGTCGGCTGATAGGCCGATGACAGCACCATTGTCGCCGCACGCTACTCGGCGCTATGGAGATCGCGATCGAGACGCTGGTGGATTTATGCGACGCAACATGGACCGTATTCCGCGTCGCGAGGACGCTCCGATGGAAAGACCGAAGCTGGTACTGCAACCGCGCACCCTTCCGCTTCCCGAACTGCCAAAACCGGCTCAGGAGCAAGATTTGACAAATGATCGACGTACAACGCTTGATGGCGAAGGTGGCGGTGGAGCCGAGGAAACAGTAGCTCCAAAGCCCAAACCTACCCCGGTACCGGCAGCGAAGGTTTTCGGCGACGCGAAACCAGTCGATACGGCGGCTCGCGAACGCGAAATCGAGGAGCGCTTGCGTGAAAAGGAGCGATTGGAGCGTGAGGAACGGCAGAGAAAGCGGGCGGAGGCATCGTCACTCGCAAGCGAAGAAGGACGCACTGAGCTGGACAAAGAGAATGTGGGCGCCACGCAAAACAGCGGTAAGCTCAAGGGAGAAGGAGAGGCTCCAGCCCCGGAGGTGATCAGCTGGCGAGtccggaacgacgacgataaaG ATGATCGTAAAATAGACAATCACCGAGACCAGCGGGACAATCGCCCGATCTTACGAAACACTGGCGGACAAGACTATCAGCG CAAATCGAGTGACCGCGCTACATCGGAGGAGGAATTCGATCGTGGTCGTTTCGACGATGCAACGCTGGACAGTAGcggtgttgatgatgaagaatgcaaaaacattaataaaaaaGATCGCCAAGACATCAGCACTGAAAAGTCTTTCGAGGAAGATGAGCAGCGAGACCCGGAGGTGTTGGAAGAACGTATGTCTGAATTCCAGGAGCCTTCCGGATCG AATTTATCCGTAGCAAACACGTTCCCAGGGCTATCAGCTGATGACGAAATTGATGACTGA